In a single window of the Chondrocystis sp. NIES-4102 genome:
- the dnaN1 gene encoding DNA polymerase III beta subunit, protein MKIVCSQSDLKNNLSLVSRVVPSRPEPAVLGNVLIQANDTTQKISITAFDGSLGIKTSFHAEVIQPGSITLPARLLNDIVTRLSEIEITIEVGEEEGDFLVTISCVSGQFQIAGMDATEFPELPTIVNQQTITLPIFALNEGLGGCLFAASTELSKQILTGVHLKTQSLGEDSTNDILEFAATDSHRLAVVATDVNAMESESNIDLPEFAVTIPAKALRELEKIVSGAGSNEQVKVSFDEQVMNFELGERLLTSTKIPGDYPAYGQLIPRKFTREIIVDRKRLLSSLELVAVLAQKNNLVKFSINNDQGELIVSADAQDIGNAQQSLPAEIMGEDIEIAFNIKYLMDGLKALPTAEIKMQLNEWNQPVIFSPLGGVKITYLVMPVQIRN, encoded by the coding sequence ATGAAAATTGTTTGTAGTCAAAGCGATCTCAAAAATAATCTTTCCTTAGTTAGCCGTGTTGTACCCTCTCGTCCAGAACCTGCGGTATTGGGTAACGTTTTGATTCAAGCAAATGACACCACTCAAAAAATAAGCATCACTGCCTTTGACGGTAGTTTAGGTATCAAAACAAGTTTTCATGCCGAAGTTATCCAGCCTGGTAGCATTACTCTTCCTGCTAGATTGTTAAACGATATAGTAACCCGTTTAAGCGAAATCGAAATAACCATAGAAGTAGGCGAAGAGGAGGGGGATTTCTTAGTTACTATTAGTTGTGTTTCAGGTCAGTTTCAAATAGCAGGCATGGATGCTACAGAATTTCCAGAATTGCCAACTATTGTAAACCAACAAACTATAACCCTACCTATCTTTGCCCTAAATGAAGGGTTGGGAGGATGTTTATTTGCTGCTTCGACGGAATTATCTAAACAAATACTGACAGGGGTACATTTAAAAACTCAAAGCTTGGGAGAAGATAGCACTAACGATATCTTAGAATTTGCTGCTACAGATAGTCATCGTTTAGCAGTAGTCGCCACGGATGTTAATGCAATGGAGAGTGAATCTAACATCGATTTGCCTGAATTTGCCGTTACCATTCCTGCTAAAGCCCTCAGAGAATTAGAAAAAATAGTTAGTGGTGCGGGGAGTAACGAACAAGTTAAAGTCAGTTTTGATGAACAGGTGATGAATTTTGAACTAGGAGAACGGTTATTAACTAGTACAAAAATACCAGGCGACTATCCTGCTTATGGGCAATTAATACCGCGCAAATTTACCCGTGAAATTATTGTCGATCGCAAGAGATTATTAAGCAGTTTAGAATTAGTAGCGGTACTTGCACAAAAGAATAACCTAGTAAAATTTTCCATCAATAATGATCAAGGTGAGTTAATTGTTTCTGCTGATGCGCAAGATATTGGTAACGCCCAACAGTCATTACCCGCAGAAATTATGGGAGAAGATATTGAAATCGCTTTTAATATTAAGTATCTAATGGATGGATTAAAAGCACTCCCCACAGCAGAAATAAAAATGCAATTAAACGAATGGAATCAACCTGTCATCTTTAGTCCTTTGGGTGGGGTAAAAATCACTTATTTAGTAATGCCTGTTCAGATCAGGAACTAA
- a CDS encoding prolyl-tRNA synthetase → MRLNEMLFVTLRETPAEAEIPSHQLLLRAGYIRRIGSGIYAYMPLMWRVLQKVSQIVREEMDATGAQECLLPQLQPAQLWQESGRWDTYTKAEGIMFSLSDRSERELGLGPTHEEVITTIAKETIRSYRQLPLNLYQIQTKFRDEIRPRFGLMRGREFIMKDAYSFHADEASLKQTYQLMDQAYRRIMTRCGLEFRPVEADSGAIGGSGSQEFMIIAEAGEDEILYTEDGKYAANVEKAVSQPPDLAQSPFDSYQKQATPATETIAKLAQVAQCSPTVIIKNVLYEVIYDNEMRVLVLISIRGDRDVNEIKLQNELTKLAPQYKANSIIALTVPDANSQKQWAAKPLPLGYIAPDLDDSYINSSKNIAKEFLRLVDHTAVEVKNFVTGANEEGYHVFGANWGDNFPLPKLQVDIQKAQAGDRALHDSSQTLISARGIEAGHIFQLGTKYSQAMGANFTNEAGKTEPLWMGCYGIGVSRLAQAAVEQSYDQDGIIWPVAIAPYHVVVIVPNISDESKMTVGEKLYTEFKQAGVEVLFDDRKERAGVKFKDSELIGIPFRVVTGRSLSEGKVEVVKRATKESFDLPLESVVDTVKQWIDQAIASK, encoded by the coding sequence ATGCGACTAAACGAGATGCTGTTTGTGACACTGCGAGAAACTCCAGCAGAGGCAGAAATACCCAGCCATCAATTGCTACTACGTGCTGGATATATTCGTCGTATTGGCAGTGGCATCTATGCGTATATGCCTTTAATGTGGCGAGTGTTGCAAAAAGTTTCTCAGATAGTGAGAGAAGAAATGGACGCAACAGGGGCGCAAGAGTGTTTATTACCACAGCTACAGCCAGCCCAATTATGGCAGGAATCTGGACGTTGGGATACCTACACCAAAGCAGAAGGTATTATGTTCTCCCTAAGCGATCGCAGTGAACGGGAATTGGGGTTAGGGCCCACCCATGAGGAGGTGATCACCACCATTGCTAAGGAAACTATTCGTTCCTATCGTCAACTACCCTTAAATCTTTATCAAATTCAAACTAAATTCAGAGATGAAATTCGCCCTCGTTTTGGTTTGATGCGTGGTAGGGAATTTATTATGAAGGATGCTTATTCTTTTCATGCTGATGAAGCCAGTTTGAAGCAAACCTATCAGTTGATGGATCAAGCATATCGCCGAATTATGACTCGCTGCGGTTTGGAATTTCGCCCTGTAGAAGCTGATTCTGGGGCTATTGGGGGTTCGGGATCTCAAGAATTTATGATTATTGCTGAGGCGGGGGAAGATGAAATCCTCTATACCGAAGATGGCAAATATGCAGCTAATGTGGAAAAGGCTGTTTCCCAACCTCCAGATCTCGCCCAGTCGCCTTTTGATAGCTACCAAAAGCAAGCAACTCCAGCCACAGAAACCATCGCCAAACTAGCCCAAGTAGCCCAATGTTCACCCACAGTCATAATTAAAAATGTCTTGTATGAGGTGATCTATGATAATGAAATGCGAGTTTTGGTTTTAATTAGTATACGTGGCGATCGCGATGTGAATGAAATTAAGTTGCAAAATGAATTAACTAAACTTGCGCCTCAATATAAAGCTAATAGTATTATTGCTCTAACTGTTCCTGATGCTAACTCTCAAAAGCAATGGGCAGCTAAACCTTTACCTTTGGGCTATATTGCCCCCGATCTAGATGATAGTTATATCAATAGTTCAAAAAATATTGCTAAGGAGTTTTTACGTTTAGTCGATCATACTGCGGTGGAAGTGAAAAACTTTGTCACAGGCGCAAACGAAGAGGGTTATCATGTTTTTGGGGCAAACTGGGGGGATAATTTCCCTCTACCAAAATTGCAGGTAGATATCCAAAAAGCTCAAGCTGGCGATCGCGCTTTACATGATTCGAGTCAGACTTTAATTAGTGCTAGAGGCATTGAAGCAGGGCATATTTTTCAATTGGGTACTAAATATTCTCAGGCGATGGGGGCAAATTTTACTAACGAGGCTGGTAAAACTGAACCTCTATGGATGGGTTGTTATGGAATTGGGGTATCTCGTTTAGCCCAAGCTGCGGTTGAACAGTCTTATGATCAAGATGGTATTATTTGGCCCGTGGCGATCGCTCCCTATCATGTGGTGGTAATTGTGCCTAATATTTCTGATGAATCAAAAATGACTGTTGGGGAAAAACTTTATACCGAATTTAAACAAGCAGGGGTTGAAGTTTTGTTTGATGATCGCAAAGAAAGAGCAGGGGTAAAATTTAAGGATAGTGAATTGATTGGTATACCTTTTCGTGTAGTTACAGGGCGATCGCTTTCTGAGGGCAAAGTGGAAGTTGTCAAACGAGCTACTAAGGAGTCTTTTGACCTACCTTTGGAATCCGTAGTAGATACGGTTAAACAGTGGATTGATCAAGCAATTGCTAGTAAATAG
- a CDS encoding major facilitator superfamily MFS_1, producing MEVWKVLDRKVRQQLIILFLSGLLFWICITLLLPTLPTYIQSMGGTTQQVGMVMSCFAIGLIASRTWLGKVADRRSRKIVILIGTLVAALAPVGYLSVHSIIGLAQIRAFHGISIAAFTIGYSALVVDLAPIQHRGTLIGYMNLAVPVGMSIGPALGGFLLSSGKEYMPNATGYQLVFIISIICGVFAWLLSSQIKESSPPNSSLQATTPSNVQREFWDLTKDPALIMPTIVLMLIGLVFGSLVAFLPLYIQELQLDFNVGLFYTVIAIASFSVRLFIGQASDRYGRGLFISASLVCYLISMLLLMSAQTPIMFILAAIAEGMGAGILIPLSLALISDRSHNNERGKVFALCMGGFDVGIALGGLVLGSLANILGGYQGIFAVAALLSFFALTIFATQAGKNLSQSVNFALGKVPDVYALNQ from the coding sequence GTGGAAGTTTGGAAAGTTCTTGATCGAAAAGTCAGACAACAGCTAATTATCCTGTTTCTTAGCGGTTTACTATTTTGGATTTGCATTACTTTACTACTACCTACCTTGCCTACCTATATTCAATCTATGGGGGGGACTACACAGCAAGTAGGTATGGTGATGAGTTGTTTTGCTATTGGTTTGATAGCTTCCCGCACTTGGTTAGGGAAAGTCGCCGATCGCCGTAGTCGTAAAATAGTTATCTTAATTGGTACTTTAGTTGCTGCCCTTGCCCCTGTGGGTTATTTATCGGTTCATTCTATTATCGGTCTTGCACAAATTCGGGCTTTTCATGGAATCAGTATTGCAGCTTTTACTATTGGTTATAGTGCTTTAGTGGTGGATTTAGCCCCCATACAACACCGAGGTACTTTGATTGGATATATGAATTTGGCTGTACCCGTGGGAATGTCCATCGGCCCTGCTTTGGGAGGCTTTTTACTCTCTAGTGGTAAAGAATATATGCCAAATGCTACAGGTTATCAATTAGTATTTATTATTTCGATTATTTGCGGTGTTTTTGCCTGGCTTTTGTCTTCTCAAATTAAGGAGTCTTCCCCCCCCAATAGTAGCTTGCAAGCAACGACACCTAGTAATGTTCAACGGGAATTCTGGGATTTAACTAAAGATCCTGCTTTAATTATGCCAACTATTGTGTTGATGTTAATTGGTTTGGTGTTTGGATCTTTGGTGGCTTTTCTACCCTTATATATTCAAGAGTTGCAATTGGATTTCAATGTGGGGCTGTTTTATACCGTAATTGCCATCGCCTCCTTTAGTGTTCGACTATTTATAGGACAAGCAAGCGATCGCTATGGTCGTGGTTTATTTATCAGTGCTAGTCTAGTTTGCTATCTTATTTCGATGCTATTGCTAATGAGCGCGCAAACGCCAATTATGTTTATTTTAGCAGCGATCGCTGAGGGGATGGGAGCAGGTATTTTAATTCCCCTATCTCTGGCTTTAATTTCAGATCGTTCTCACAATAACGAAAGGGGTAAGGTTTTTGCTTTATGTATGGGTGGTTTTGATGTGGGTATTGCCCTGGGGGGTTTAGTATTGGGGTCTTTGGCGAATATTCTGGGAGGTTATCAGGGTATATTTGCCGTAGCTGCACTTTTATCTTTTTTTGCTTTGACGATCTTTGCTACTCAAGCGGGTAAAAATCTGAGTCAATCTGTTAATTTTGCCCTAGGTAAAGTCCCAGATGTTTATGCTTTAAATCAGTAG
- a CDS encoding ribonucleoside-diphosphate reductase has protein sequence MTSLLSDSQKIMSANPIFNPGGDDRVENRSIWFGNTTNLMQLNDVRYSWAIGLYQQMRENFWIPQKLDLTQDVTDYWNLTTQERRAYDGILSYLTFLDSVQTCNIPHIKSCVTAPEVSVCMAEQISQEGMHNQSYQYIIETVIPSDRRSSVYDFWRTDKVLADRCEFIASIYQKYVDHPTKENYFVSLLADYLLEGIYFYNGFIYFYNLASRMLMPGSADIFKMINRDELSHVRLYQKLLPSAMQIFPHSVEQIYEMVDTAVQHECCWTNHIVGDNILGITSDSTEHYTKYMANLRLGAIGLEPLYKEEKYKKSPYKHLERFSDTKKDGHTKANFFEAGVTSYVMSSGISGWEEI, from the coding sequence ATGACTTCTTTGTTATCCGACTCGCAAAAAATCATGTCAGCTAACCCCATTTTTAATCCTGGTGGGGATGATCGAGTGGAAAATCGTTCTATTTGGTTCGGTAATACCACCAACTTGATGCAGCTTAATGATGTGCGTTATTCTTGGGCAATTGGTTTATATCAGCAAATGCGAGAAAACTTTTGGATACCGCAAAAGCTAGATCTAACCCAAGATGTAACTGATTATTGGAATTTAACCACCCAAGAACGTCGGGCATATGATGGTATTTTAAGTTATCTAACCTTTCTAGATTCTGTTCAAACTTGTAATATTCCTCACATCAAAAGTTGTGTTACTGCGCCAGAAGTTAGCGTGTGCATGGCTGAACAAATTTCCCAAGAAGGGATGCACAACCAATCTTACCAATATATAATTGAAACCGTAATTCCTAGCGATCGCCGTAGCAGCGTCTATGATTTTTGGCGTACTGATAAAGTACTAGCTGATCGTTGCGAATTTATTGCTTCTATTTATCAGAAATACGTAGATCATCCCACCAAAGAGAATTATTTTGTTTCGTTATTGGCGGACTATTTATTAGAAGGAATTTATTTTTATAACGGTTTTATCTACTTTTATAATCTCGCTTCACGGATGCTAATGCCAGGTAGTGCAGATATTTTTAAGATGATTAACCGCGATGAACTTTCCCATGTAAGACTTTATCAAAAACTTCTGCCATCGGCTATGCAGATCTTCCCCCATTCAGTGGAACAAATCTATGAGATGGTTGATACCGCAGTGCAACACGAATGTTGTTGGACGAATCATATTGTCGGCGATAATATTTTGGGCATAACTTCTGATAGTACAGAACATTACACCAAGTATATGGCTAATTTGCGTTTAGGGGCGATCGGTTTAGAACCTTTATATAAGGAAGAAAAATATAAGAAAAGTCCTTACAAGCATCTAGAAAGGTTTTCTGACACTAAAAAAGATGGTCATACAAAAGCTAACTTTTTTGAAGCTGGAGTAACTAGTTATGTAATGTCTTCTGGTATTAGTGGTTGGGAAGAAATTTAA
- the htpG gene encoding heat shock protein — translation MAVLEKGNITIHTENIFPIIKKSLYTDHEIFLRELISNSVDAISKLKMASLAGEVQGEIAEAKVTIALDKTNKTLSVSDNGIGMTADEVKKYINQVAFSSAEDFIKKYEKNSNDLIGHFGLGFYSAFMVASKVEIDTLSYKEGATAVHWSCDGSPEFELTESDRKTVGTTITLTLQDEELEYAEPQRVKQLIKTYCDFMPVKIVLDNEQINKQEALWKKSPQELTDQDYLDFYRYLYPFQEDPLLWVHLNTDYPFLLNGILYFPKLKPDVDFSKGQIQLFCNQVFVSKHCEEIIPEFLMPLQGVIDSPDIPLNVSRSALTNDRTVRRIADFISKKIGNRLKSLYDEDRSKYISSWSDVGTFVKYGAIRDEKFKKQVEDLIIYRTTYQPDTTNTEATPKVEVQSAGDDAWSEVSNNNSSDSTEPYTTLKEYLERNKEKQENRVFYCSDPATQNSFVELYKNQGLEVLFLDSFIDTNYFIPFLEREYSEVKFARVDSELDQTLVEDDKAQEIVDPTTNKTRNELIKELFEKALNKPRVNIKTQAIKSDDPQATPPAMVLLPEAMRRMQEMAALMQERAMTFPEDHVLMINTAHPLIQNLLDLDKTTIIQGGNDSNSMVNLMCNHIYDLALMSQKAFDAEGMKSFVQRSNQVLTNLTKK, via the coding sequence ATGGCTGTACTGGAAAAAGGTAACATTACGATCCATACCGAGAATATCTTTCCCATCATCAAGAAATCCCTCTACACGGATCACGAAATCTTTTTGCGTGAATTAATATCTAATTCCGTTGATGCTATTTCCAAATTAAAGATGGCATCTTTAGCAGGGGAAGTACAGGGAGAAATTGCCGAAGCGAAAGTAACCATCGCTCTTGATAAAACTAATAAAACTCTTTCTGTTTCCGATAATGGTATCGGTATGACAGCAGATGAGGTAAAAAAATATATAAATCAAGTTGCTTTTTCTAGCGCAGAAGATTTTATTAAAAAATATGAGAAAAATTCCAATGATTTAATTGGTCATTTTGGTTTAGGTTTCTATTCTGCCTTTATGGTAGCAAGCAAAGTAGAAATTGATACTCTTTCCTATAAAGAGGGTGCAACTGCGGTACACTGGTCTTGTGATGGATCACCTGAGTTTGAATTAACCGAGAGCGATCGCAAAACTGTAGGCACTACTATTACTCTCACTCTTCAAGATGAGGAATTGGAATATGCCGAACCTCAGCGTGTTAAACAGTTGATTAAAACCTACTGTGATTTTATGCCTGTTAAAATTGTTTTGGATAACGAACAAATCAATAAACAGGAAGCACTTTGGAAGAAATCCCCACAGGAATTAACCGATCAAGATTACTTAGACTTTTATCGTTATTTGTATCCTTTTCAAGAAGATCCTCTTTTATGGGTACATCTAAATACTGATTATCCCTTCCTACTCAACGGTATTCTTTATTTCCCCAAACTCAAACCTGATGTAGATTTCTCTAAAGGGCAAATTCAACTATTCTGTAATCAAGTATTTGTCAGTAAACACTGCGAAGAGATTATTCCCGAATTTTTGATGCCATTACAGGGTGTAATAGATAGCCCTGACATCCCTCTCAATGTTTCTCGTAGTGCTTTAACTAACGATCGCACTGTACGTCGTATTGCTGATTTTATCTCTAAGAAAATTGGTAATCGTTTAAAATCTCTTTATGATGAAGACCGTAGTAAATACATTAGTTCTTGGTCTGATGTTGGTACATTTGTAAAATACGGTGCTATTCGAGACGAGAAATTTAAAAAACAAGTTGAAGATTTAATTATCTACCGCACTACCTATCAACCAGATACAACCAATACCGAAGCCACACCCAAAGTAGAAGTTCAATCTGCTGGTGATGATGCTTGGTCTGAAGTATCTAATAATAATAGCAGTGATTCTACTGAACCATATACCACTTTAAAGGAATATTTAGAACGCAATAAAGAAAAGCAGGAAAATCGTGTATTCTATTGCAGTGATCCTGCTACTCAAAATTCTTTTGTGGAACTATATAAGAATCAAGGTTTAGAAGTTCTCTTCCTCGACTCTTTTATTGATACTAACTACTTTATTCCTTTTCTAGAGAGAGAATATTCTGAGGTTAAATTTGCCAGGGTTGATTCTGAATTGGATCAAACTTTAGTAGAAGACGATAAAGCACAAGAAATTGTCGATCCAACTACTAATAAAACTCGCAATGAATTGATTAAAGAATTGTTTGAAAAGGCACTCAATAAACCCAGAGTGAATATTAAAACTCAAGCAATTAAATCCGATGATCCACAAGCAACACCACCTGCAATGGTTTTATTACCTGAAGCCATGCGCCGAATGCAGGAAATGGCTGCTTTAATGCAGGAAAGAGCTATGACTTTCCCAGAAGATCATGTTTTAATGATTAATACTGCTCACCCTTTAATTCAAAATCTCTTAGATTTGGATAAAACTACCATTATTCAAGGCGGTAATGACAGTAATTCTATGGTGAACTTGATGTGTAATCATATTTACGATTTGGCGTTAATGTCTCAAAAAGCTTTTGATGCTGAAGGAATGAAATCTTTTGTTCAACGTTCTAATCAGGTATTAACTAATTTGACTAAAAAGTAG
- a CDS encoding porin type major outer membrane protein: MSRYWGKIKSVIPVCMIYLLLASSREAIAKPEAQKLNLSKFNKITPKIEQRQADTINQDKRVIVQTNKPLNLLDIKSTDWSYQALNNLINRYGCISGFPDGTYRGEQTINRAEFVAGLNNCLNKIEVIITNSGQIPQSDIDTILQLMKEFQSELAILQGRTDGYQARIEDLEATNFSTTSKLQGEAIIGVSSIVASDGGADKTILGSRARLEIETSFNGDDLLFTRLSNTNFPGFSAELDTFQGKTAFSKSDRSDLELEKLHYTFGLGNKIDLIVGAAGITADDFAPTLNSLDGDGNRGAISAFGTRNSIYYPPGDAGVGIIHRASEEVQISAGYLAGNADQATPGNGLFNGAYSALGQITIAPLDNLSLAATYIHSYNQSDPGTGTKRANLQTQTVDLFNQSALTASNSYGLELSWAISDRIILGGWGGLSKVNNLTTLNQQITRGTQDVWNWAATLAFPDLGTEGSLGGIVVGSEPTVTASSVNSVDNNLGEDKERSLHLEAFYQYQVNDNIAITPGVVWITKPESDKPQVNDLVIGTIRTTLSF, translated from the coding sequence ATGTCTCGATATTGGGGAAAAATTAAATCTGTCATCCCTGTCTGCATGATTTATTTACTATTAGCATCGAGTAGAGAAGCAATTGCTAAACCAGAAGCCCAAAAGCTCAATTTAAGCAAGTTCAATAAAATTACACCAAAAATAGAGCAGCGTCAAGCAGATACAATTAATCAGGATAAGAGAGTAATTGTCCAAACCAATAAGCCACTAAACCTATTAGATATTAAATCTACAGATTGGTCTTACCAAGCCTTAAACAACTTAATAAATCGTTATGGTTGCATAAGTGGTTTTCCTGATGGTACTTATCGAGGTGAACAAACAATTAACCGTGCTGAATTTGTTGCAGGACTAAATAATTGCTTAAATAAAATCGAAGTAATAATAACTAATTCTGGTCAGATTCCGCAATCTGATATTGACACCATCTTACAATTAATGAAGGAATTCCAATCAGAGTTAGCAATTTTACAAGGAAGAACAGACGGTTATCAAGCCCGTATAGAAGATTTAGAAGCGACAAACTTCTCAACTACTAGCAAGCTGCAAGGAGAAGCAATTATAGGTGTAAGTAGTATTGTAGCGAGTGATGGAGGAGCAGATAAGACTATATTAGGAAGTAGGGCAAGATTAGAAATAGAAACCAGTTTTAATGGGGATGATCTACTCTTTACAAGATTATCTAATACAAATTTTCCTGGTTTTTCAGCCGAACTTGATACCTTCCAAGGTAAAACAGCTTTCTCAAAAAGCGATCGCTCAGATCTAGAATTAGAAAAATTACACTATACCTTTGGACTAGGTAATAAAATAGATTTGATTGTAGGTGCAGCAGGAATTACCGCCGATGATTTCGCCCCCACTCTCAATAGTTTAGATGGAGATGGTAATAGGGGTGCAATTTCCGCTTTTGGTACTCGCAATTCTATTTACTACCCCCCAGGGGATGCTGGAGTAGGAATTATCCACCGTGCTAGTGAGGAAGTTCAAATTAGCGCAGGTTATTTAGCAGGAAATGCCGATCAAGCTACGCCTGGTAATGGTTTATTCAATGGTGCTTACAGTGCGTTAGGGCAAATTACGATCGCTCCTTTGGATAATTTAAGTTTAGCTGCTACCTATATCCACAGTTACAATCAAAGTGATCCAGGTACAGGTACAAAAAGAGCAAATTTACAGACACAAACCGTCGATTTATTTAATCAATCCGCTTTAACTGCAAGCAATTCCTATGGATTAGAATTATCTTGGGCAATTAGCGATCGCATTATACTTGGTGGTTGGGGTGGCTTAAGTAAAGTTAATAATCTTACGACTCTCAATCAACAAATCACTCGCGGTACTCAAGATGTCTGGAATTGGGCTGCTACGTTGGCTTTTCCCGATTTAGGTACAGAAGGTAGTTTAGGAGGTATTGTAGTAGGATCAGAACCTACAGTAACAGCTTCTTCCGTTAACTCGGTTGATAATAATTTAGGTGAAGATAAAGAGCGCTCGCTACATTTGGAGGCTTTTTACCAATATCAAGTTAACGATAATATCGCTATTACTCCTGGCGTAGTTTGGATCACTAAACCCGAAAGTGATAAACCCCAAGTCAATGATTTAGTTATCGGTACAATTCGCACCACCTTAAGTTTTTAA
- a CDS encoding type III restriction protein res subunit: MPRAPKLKFDRGTLILHPPPPGKAWLNYATWDDRVEKFRIPAIYYRPLMEALKADELDIIDEAKEFYNLELKSTSGFEPYTHQAEALIAWKQAGRQGVVVLPTAAGKTYLAQLAMQATPRTTLIVVPTLDLMHQWYAQIKTAFPDTEVGLLGGGSKDRTPILIATYNSAAIHAETLGNLYALVIFDECHHLPTDFFKVIAEYTIAPYRLGLTATPERSDGTHRELDTLIGKVIYRKTPEELSGSALAEHKIVQVKVKLSDFEQLKYDQAIATRNQFLRQAKISLSGLDGWQLFVQASARSPQGRQAMLAHREAKEIALGTDAKLRVLVDLIIEHQTERILIFTNDNATVYRISQQFLIPAITHQTAVKERHDILTKFKAGDYKTLVASHVLNEGVDVPNARIAIILSGTGSTREYIQRLGRVLRKGNTSNKQAILYEVVTEKTSEERTSQRRRGEYEEEKTTYRQLEIVSPPKQQSQKRHFKAAEASKPWDSEEE, from the coding sequence ATGCCTCGTGCGCCTAAACTAAAATTTGATCGCGGAACATTAATCTTGCATCCTCCACCACCAGGTAAAGCATGGTTGAATTATGCTACTTGGGACGATCGCGTGGAAAAATTTCGCATTCCTGCTATTTACTATCGTCCTTTAATGGAGGCTTTAAAAGCAGATGAGCTTGATATTATTGACGAAGCTAAGGAATTTTATAATCTCGAACTTAAATCTACATCTGGTTTTGAACCCTATACTCATCAAGCAGAAGCACTCATCGCCTGGAAGCAAGCAGGTAGACAGGGAGTTGTGGTATTACCCACCGCAGCAGGTAAAACATATTTAGCACAGTTAGCGATGCAAGCTACTCCGCGTACGACTCTAATTGTTGTGCCAACCTTGGATTTAATGCACCAGTGGTATGCTCAAATTAAAACGGCTTTTCCTGATACGGAAGTAGGTTTACTTGGAGGTGGATCGAAAGATCGCACACCGATTTTAATTGCTACTTATAATAGTGCTGCTATTCATGCTGAAACCCTGGGTAATCTTTACGCTTTAGTAATTTTTGATGAGTGTCATCATTTACCGACGGATTTTTTTAAGGTTATTGCTGAATATACGATCGCGCCTTATCGTTTGGGTTTAACTGCTACTCCAGAACGTAGTGATGGTACACATCGTGAGTTGGATACTTTAATTGGTAAGGTTATCTATCGTAAAACCCCTGAAGAATTATCGGGATCTGCCTTAGCGGAACATAAAATAGTACAAGTAAAAGTAAAATTATCCGACTTTGAGCAACTAAAATATGATCAAGCGATCGCCACCCGTAATCAGTTTCTACGTCAAGCTAAAATTTCTTTGAGTGGTTTGGATGGATGGCAATTATTTGTACAAGCTAGCGCGCGCTCACCCCAGGGAAGACAAGCTATGTTAGCCCACAGGGAAGCCAAGGAAATCGCCCTCGGAACAGATGCTAAACTAAGAGTTTTGGTGGATTTAATCATTGAGCATCAAACGGAACGAATTTTGATTTTTACTAATGATAATGCCACCGTTTATCGTATTTCTCAACAGTTTTTAATCCCTGCGATCACTCATCAAACCGCAGTTAAGGAACGCCATGATATTTTAACTAAATTTAAAGCAGGAGACTATAAGACTTTAGTTGCTTCTCATGTTCTCAATGAAGGTGTTGATGTACCTAATGCCAGAATTGCGATCATCCTCTCGGGTACAGGTTCAACTAGGGAATATATCCAAAGGTTGGGTAGAGTACTGAGAAAAGGCAACACTAGTAATAAGCAAGCCATTCTCTATGAGGTGGTGACTGAAAAAACCAGCGAAGAAAGAACTTCTCAACGTCGTCGGGGAGAATATGAGGAGGAAAAAACTACCTATCGTCAGTTAGAAATTGTATCTCCTCCTAAACAGCAGTCGCAGAAAAGACATTTTAAAGCAGCAGAAGCATCTAAGCCTTGGGATAGTGAGGAGGAATGA